The Thermoanaerobaculia bacterium genome window below encodes:
- the murF gene encoding UDP-N-acetylmuramoyl-tripeptide--D-alanyl-D-alanine ligase yields AAAWGIAPPADLTFSGVAVDSRRVEEGNLFVALPGARADGHDFVGEAARRGAVAALVARAPDGIPEGFPLFVVPDPLRALQALAARKRAEEGFRLAAVTGSVGKTTTKEMAAAIVARRFRTGKTPGNANSGIGFPMAVLGLPEGLEAVCGEFGMSTKGEIAALSRLFRPEVAAITNVSAAHAQNFASVDEIADAKWEITEGIPPGGTLVYNAADERLRARAKTWDGDAVPFGAEDADVSASEISASGLSGSEFTISMRGKTARVRLPVAGRHQVTNCLCAAAMALVWGLGPADVAAAMARFSPPERRGAVYRHVSGAELVDDSYNASPHAMRSAVAALAGAAAPGHRVAVLGDMRELGAEGPRWHRELGEFAAARVDRLVCVGPLAREIGRGAVDAGLAADRVTCLERAEDVLDAVGPTLAAGDVVWIKGSRGVGLDVAADALRKAGR; encoded by the coding sequence GGCGGCGGCGTGGGGAATCGCGCCGCCGGCCGATCTGACGTTTTCGGGGGTCGCGGTCGACTCGCGCCGGGTCGAGGAGGGGAACCTCTTCGTCGCGCTGCCGGGCGCCCGCGCCGACGGGCACGATTTCGTCGGCGAGGCGGCGCGCCGCGGGGCCGTCGCCGCGCTCGTCGCGAGGGCGCCCGACGGGATTCCCGAGGGGTTTCCCCTCTTCGTCGTGCCCGATCCGCTCCGGGCGCTGCAGGCGCTCGCCGCCCGGAAGCGCGCCGAAGAGGGGTTCCGGCTCGCCGCCGTCACGGGCTCGGTCGGAAAGACGACGACGAAGGAGATGGCGGCGGCGATCGTCGCCCGCCGCTTCCGCACGGGGAAGACTCCGGGGAACGCGAACAGCGGCATCGGTTTTCCGATGGCGGTGCTGGGCCTGCCGGAAGGGCTCGAGGCGGTCTGCGGCGAGTTCGGGATGAGCACGAAGGGGGAGATCGCCGCGCTCTCGCGCCTCTTCCGCCCCGAGGTCGCCGCGATCACGAACGTCTCGGCGGCGCACGCGCAGAACTTCGCGTCGGTCGACGAGATCGCCGACGCCAAATGGGAGATCACCGAAGGGATTCCCCCCGGCGGGACGCTCGTCTACAACGCCGCGGACGAGCGCCTCCGGGCGCGTGCGAAGACGTGGGACGGCGACGCGGTCCCCTTCGGAGCCGAGGACGCCGACGTGAGCGCCTCCGAGATCTCCGCGTCCGGGCTCTCGGGGAGCGAATTCACGATCTCGATGCGCGGGAAGACGGCGCGGGTCCGTCTCCCCGTTGCCGGGCGGCACCAGGTGACCAACTGCCTCTGCGCCGCGGCGATGGCGCTCGTGTGGGGCCTGGGTCCCGCCGACGTTGCCGCCGCGATGGCGCGCTTTTCGCCGCCGGAGCGCCGCGGGGCGGTGTACCGGCACGTCTCCGGAGCCGAGCTCGTCGACGATTCGTACAACGCGAGCCCGCACGCGATGCGTTCCGCGGTCGCGGCGCTCGCCGGCGCGGCCGCGCCCGGCCATCGGGTCGCCGTGCTCGGCGATATGAGGGAGCTCGGCGCCGAGGGGCCGCGCTGGCACCGCGAGCTCGGAGAGTTCGCCGCGGCGCGGGTCGACCGGCTCGTCTGCGTCGGTCCCCTCGCCCGCGAGATCGGCCGCGGCGCCGTGGACGCCGGGCTCGCCGCCGACAGGGTGACCTGTCTCGAACGGGCGGAGGACGTCTTGGATGCGGTCGGTCCGACTCTCGCCGCGGGGGACGTCGTCTGGATCAAGGGATCGCGCGGCGTCGGACTCGACGTCGCGGCCGACGCGCTGCGGAAGGCGGGACGCTGA
- the mraY gene encoding phospho-N-acetylmuramoyl-pentapeptide-transferase, which yields MLYALLYPLRSAFPALNVFRYITFRTAMAAVTALVLSLWLGPWVIRKLKSWQLKQFVRKEGPESHYKKAGTPTMGGLLILGAIFAATLLWMDLGTRDTWIALGTTAALGCVGFLDDWTKVRRKHSRGLTGKRKLVLQFAVALAAAFVIQHWPQAPRLSTILTFPFLKKFVLDLGVLYVPFVSVVVVGSSNAVNLTDGLDGLAIGAVGIAAATYAVLTYIAGNSVVAHYLRVPFVSEAGELAIFCGSIVGAALGFLWFNCHPADVFMGDVGSLPLGGAIGIVAVMAKQEVLLAIVGGLFVMEAGSVILQVASFQFTGRRIFRMAPIHHHFELAGWAEPRVIIRFWILSLLFATLALSTLKLR from the coding sequence ATGCTCTACGCGCTCCTCTATCCCCTCCGCTCGGCGTTTCCGGCGTTGAACGTGTTCCGCTACATCACGTTCCGAACGGCGATGGCCGCGGTGACCGCGCTCGTCCTTTCGCTGTGGCTGGGTCCGTGGGTGATCCGCAAGCTCAAGTCCTGGCAGCTGAAGCAGTTCGTCCGCAAGGAAGGGCCGGAATCCCACTACAAGAAGGCCGGAACGCCGACGATGGGCGGACTGCTGATCCTCGGCGCGATCTTCGCGGCCACGCTCCTCTGGATGGATCTCGGCACGCGCGACACCTGGATCGCGCTCGGGACGACGGCGGCCCTCGGTTGCGTCGGTTTCCTCGACGACTGGACGAAGGTCCGCCGCAAGCACAGCCGCGGCCTCACGGGGAAGCGCAAGCTCGTGCTCCAGTTCGCCGTCGCGCTGGCGGCGGCGTTCGTGATCCAGCACTGGCCGCAGGCGCCGAGGCTCTCCACGATCCTGACGTTCCCGTTCCTGAAGAAATTCGTCCTCGACCTGGGAGTCCTGTACGTTCCGTTCGTCTCGGTCGTCGTCGTCGGCTCCTCGAACGCCGTCAACCTCACCGACGGTCTCGACGGGCTCGCGATCGGCGCCGTCGGCATCGCCGCGGCGACCTACGCGGTTCTCACGTACATCGCCGGGAACTCGGTCGTCGCCCACTATCTGCGCGTCCCGTTCGTCTCGGAAGCCGGCGAGCTCGCGATCTTCTGCGGCTCGATCGTCGGGGCGGCGCTCGGCTTCCTCTGGTTCAACTGTCACCCGGCGGACGTGTTCATGGGGGACGTCGGGTCGCTCCCGCTCGGCGGCGCGATCGGGATCGTCGCGGTGATGGCGAAGCAGGAAGTGCTCCTGGCGATCGTCGGCGGGCTCTTCGTCATGGAGGCCGGCTCGGTCATCCTGCAGGTCGCGTCGTTCCAGTTCACGGGCCGCCGGATCTTCCGGATGGCCCCGATCCACCATCATTTCGAGCTGGCGGGCTGGGCGGAGCCGCGCGTGATCATCCGCTTCTGGATCCTCTCGCTGCTCTTCGCGACTCTCGCGCTCTCGACGCTGAAGCTGCGATGA